A genomic window from Arvicola amphibius chromosome 5, mArvAmp1.2, whole genome shotgun sequence includes:
- the C5H20orf204 gene encoding uncharacterized protein C20orf204 homolog: MCGLLEGIRESHPERPMVPLKPALYVLPMLLAFLESALGWAGSQSCSVQEVLRHYQAVIFQDLQAAMQWAGTRAQHTEPGSRHHHLTGAGGGQGQPGASCDAQKERSILLSIESLGQTLLGSVAGVPHNALEKAAWTVAVRTKAVMRRHCRTSSRQILQPKRRPEQQRPSRRRLLLRALHAVATCWEKLFSLSAMATREF, from the exons ATGTGTGGCCTGCTAGAGGGAATAAGAGAAAGCCATCCTGAGAGGCCTATG GTGCCCCTCAAGCCCGCTCTCTACGTACTACCAATGCTGCTGGCATTTCTTGAGTCGGCTCTGGGCTGGGCCGGGTCCCAGTCCTGCAGTGTCCAGGAGGTACTCCGGCACTACCAGGCTGTCATCTTCCAGGACTTGCAGGCTGCCATGCAATGGGCTGGGACGAGAGCCCAGCATACAGAACCTGGGTCCCggcaccaccacctgactggaGCTGGTGGAGGTCAGGGACAGCCAGGGGCTTCCTGTGATGCCCAGAAG GAGCGTAGCATCCTACTGTCTATTGAGTCCCTGGGTCAGACCCTTCTTGGGAGCGTGGCTGGAGTTCCCCACAATGCATTAGAGAAAGCGGCATGGACAGTAGCGGTGCGCACCAAGGCGGTGATGCGCAGACACTGCCGGACATCCAGCAGG CAGATCCTGCAGCCCAAGCGGCGTCCAGAACAGCAGCGTCCCAGCCGGAGGAGGCTCCTGCTACGTGCCCTGCACGCTGTCGCCACCTGCTGGGAGAAGCTCTTTTCCCTGAGTGCCATGGCCACCAGAGAATTCTAG